Proteins encoded within one genomic window of Festucalex cinctus isolate MCC-2025b chromosome 18, RoL_Fcin_1.0, whole genome shotgun sequence:
- the ckma gene encoding creatine kinase, muscle a: MPFGNTHNNFKLNYKVEEEYPDLSKHNNHMAKVLTKEMYAKLRDKQTPSGFTVDDVIQTGVDNPGHPFIMTVGCVAGDEESYEVFKDLLDPIISDRHSGYGPNDNHKTDLNFENLKGGDDLDPNYVLSSRVRTGRSIKGFTLPPHNSRGERRLIEKLSVEALTSLDGEFKGKYYPLKSMTDAEQEHLIADHFLFDKPVSPLLTCAGMARDWPDARGIWHNDNKTFLVWVNEEDHLRVISMQKGGNMREVFRRFCVGLQKIEEIFKKHNHGFMWSKHLGYILTCPSNLGTGLRGGVHVKLPKLSTHPKFEEILTRLRLQKRGTGGVDTASVGGVFDISNADRLGSSEVEQVQMVVDGVKLMVEMEKKLEKGEAIDSMIPSQK, translated from the exons ATGCCTTTTGGAAACACCCACAACAACTTCAAGCTCAACTACAAAGTTGAGGAAGAGTATCCTGACTTGTCCAAGCACAACAACCACATGGCCAAGGTTCTGACCAAGGAAATGTATGCCAAGCTGAGGGACAAGCAGACACCTAGTGGCTTCACCGTGGATGATGTCATCCAGACTGGTGTTGACAACCCTG GTCACCCCTTCATCATGACTGTTGGCTGTGTTGCTGGTGATGAGGAGTCCTACGAGGTTTTCAAAGATCTCCTGGACCCTATTATCTCCGACCGTCACAGTGGATACGGCCCCAATGACAACCACAAGACTGACCTGAACTTCGAGAACCTGAAG GGTGGTGATGACCTGGACCCCAACTATGTTCTGTCCAGCCGTGTCCGTACTGGCCGCAGCATCAAGGGATTCACTCTGCCACCTCACAACAGCCGTGGCGAGCGCAGACTAATTGAGAAGCTGTCCGTTGAGG CTTTGACTAGCCTGGATGGTGAGTTCAAGGGAAAATACTACCCCCTGAAGTCCATGACTGATGCTGAACAGGAGCATCTTATCgctgatcacttcctgtttgacaaGCCCGTCTCCCCCCTTCTCACTTGCGCTGGAATGGCCCGTGACTGGCCTGACGCCAGAGGCATCTG GCACAACGACAACAAGACTTTCTTGGTCTGGGTGAATGAGGAGGATCACCTGCGTGTCATCTCTATGCAGAAAGGCGGCAACATGAGGGAGGTCTTCAGGCGTTTCTGTGTTGGCCTTCAGAAG ATTGAGGAGATCTTTAAGAAGCACAACCATGGCTTCATGTGGAGCAAACATCTGGGCTACATCCTGACCTGCCCCTCCAACCTGGGAACTGGTCTGCGTGGTGGTGTCCATGTCAAGCTGCCTAAGCTGAGCACACACCCCAAGTTTGAGGAGATCCTCACCAGGCTGCGTCTGCAGAAGCGTGGTACAG GCGGTGTGGACACTGCGTCCGTGGGTGGTGTCTTTGACATCTCCAACGCTGATCGTCTGGGTTCCTCTGAGGTTGAGCAGGTCCAGATGGTGGTTGATGGTGTCAAGCTGATGGTGGAGATGGAGAAAAAGCTGGAGAAGGGAGAGGCCATTGACAGCATGATCCCATCCCAGAAGTAA